One Megalops cyprinoides isolate fMegCyp1 chromosome 23, fMegCyp1.pri, whole genome shotgun sequence genomic region harbors:
- the LOC118770643 gene encoding podocan: MGKTKELSKDVRDTIVDLHKAGMGYKIISKKLGVNVSVIGDPEVSPWLTGEHERISLTAGVWDPPKEEDGSRWRGELGAAEEEERQEEGYGAEGRNGENRSDEDEIKVEKRHGDGNVERERNEEEEERGDGELRAGDDDERVHRNGEEEKTKAVTHNPTTAGRSEEAASVVTTERTSTELIRHWNMTDSSGPRLREEEGLVPKAIGKRVGPFPATTNTTRREPRPGKKRVVQCSDKGVDRIPYGIPYNARYMLLMNNLISAIQLDLLREYLSLEFLVLSNNRLTDGGIEGAFEGMGHLKRLYLDRNLLNSIPTDLPATLEELRLDDNEVSAMSEVAWERSPGLLILSLNNNSLVDGSVPEGVFTPLTQLRTLSLMHNRLTAPPLRLPANLREVYLRGNRLESIPGSAFSEGSDLLVLDLSANRLTNKGLAKDSLRSLVHLENLNLEGNLLRQIPRHLPPTLRTLNLEGNAISSISKEAFLSLPNLEHLGLSRNRISRVALGAFWGLPVLHQLELGHNALRQVPRRLPPSLRHISLIHNKIGSVPRDAFCAKGQAPPLSSLVRVHLEHNLIHLAELDPQAFSCLRGYQVVHFY; encoded by the exons GTGTGAATGTCTCCGTGATCGGGGACCCCGAGGTGAGTCCCTGGCTCACGGGGGAGCATGAGAGGATAAGTCTGACCGCCGGGGTTTGGGACCCACCAAAGGAGGAGGACGGGTCAAGGTGGCGGGGTGAGCTCGGAGccgctgaggaagaggagaggcaggaggaagGCTACGGAGCTGAAGGCCGCAATGGAGAGAACAGATCAGACGAAGATGAGATAAAGGTGGAGAAAAGGCACGGAGATGGGaatgtggagagagaaagaaatgaagaggaggaggagaggggggatggAGAGCTTAGGGCAGGGGACGATGATGAGAGGGTGCACAGGaatggagaagaggagaagacAAAG GCTGTCACTCACAACCCAACAACAGCAGGCAGGAGTGAGGAGGCTGCCTCTGTGGTCACTACAGAGAGGACGAGCACCGAGCTCATTCGACACTGGAACATGACTGACAGCTCTGGGCCCCGCctcagggaggaggaggggttggTTCCCAAGGCGATCGGGAAGAGGGTTGGCCCCTTCCCAGCCACCACCAATACTACCCGGCGAGAGCCGCGACCCGGGAAGAAGAG AGTGGTGCAGTGTTCGGACAAAGGCGTGGACAGGATCCCGTACGGCATCCCTTACAACGCCCGCTACATGCTCCTCATGAACAATCTGATCTCCGCTATCCAGCTGGATCTGCTCCGCGAGTACCTGTCACTGGAGTTCCTGGTGCTTAGTAACAACCGGCTGACAGATGGGGGCATCGAGGGGGCCTTTGAGGGCATGGGGCACCTGAAGCGCCTCTACCTGGACAGGAACCTCCTGAACAGCATCCCTACTGACCTCCCAGCCACCCTGGAGGAGTTGCGATTGGACGACAATGAGGTCAGCGCGATGTCGGAGGTTGCCTGGGAGCGCAGCCCTGGGCTTCTGATCCTGAGCCTCAACAACAACAGCCTGGTGGACGGGTCTGTCCCGGAGGGGGTGTTCACCCCCCTGACCCAACTCCGCACCCTGAGTCTGATGCACAACCGCCTGACTGCCCCCCCTCTCCGCCTGCCAGCTAATCTCAGGGAAGTGTATCTCCGCGGCAACCGGTTGGAGAGCATCCCTGGGAGTGCGTTTTCAGAGGGCTCTGACCTGCTCGTCCTGGACCTCAGTGCTAACCGGCTCACCAACAAGGGCCTGGCCAAGGACTCCCTACGGTCCCTGGTCCACCTGGAGAACCTCAACTTGGAAGGCAACCTGCTCAGGCAGATCCCCAGGCACCTTCCGCCCACCCTAAGGACCCTCAACCTGGAGGGGAATGCCATCTCCTCCATCAGTAAGGAGGCCTTCCTCAGCCTGCCCAACCTGGAGCACCTGGGCCTGTCCCGCAACCGGATCTCCAGGGTGGCCCTGGGGGCCTTCTGGGGACTGCCTGTCCTGCACCAGCTGGAACTGGGCCACAACGCCCTCCGGCAGGTGCCCCGACGGCTGCCCCCCTCGCTGCGTCACATCTCGCTCATCCACAACAAGATCGGCTCTGTGCCGCGGGACGCCTTCTGCGCCAAGGgccaggccccgcccctcagCAGCCTGGTCCGGGTGCACCTGGAGCACAACCTAATCCACCTGGCGGAGCTGGACCCCCAGGCCTTCAGCTGCCTGCGGGGATACCAGGTGGTCCATTTCTACTGA